The stretch of DNA AAACACCTAGTAGTTACATTGTTCTTATGCAGACTTTACATGTCCTCTGAGTTTATCCTCACACTTGAGGATGACACCtgtatggtagaccccagtcagtgaGATTAACCTACACCTTATCTATTTTTGTAAAGTCAACCAAGTTAACCCATATGGAACACTTTTTGGGGGCCAGTGCTATCAACAACATTGAGTGGAAATGTTGACGTGTGCAGTCACGGGTAGGTTATTAGAGCCTATGTAACTTTGGGACACCCAGCGCATCTGTTTACAACCTTGTGATAGTTATTACTGAATCAGATGCAGCTAAGAAGAAACAAAACACTAAATTAGCGAATTTAGTGGAAAGTTACCCATTTGTAACAAGCGTGGTAACAAGCATTCGTTGTTACACCTCTGTAATTACAGACTGCAATTACCACCAGTtacatgttgttacagtgtaacTATGAGTTATTACAATGAACTACACTCTTGTTCCAGTGTAAttacacatgtacacatgtacacatgtcATTACACTGTAATAAGAACCCCTTAAAATGGACTGTTAGCaattttctaattttgtcattatggggtattgtgtgtagatggttgagaGTTTTTGGTGATTTtatccatttttaattcaggctgtaacacaacaaatatggaataaatcaaggggtatgaatactttctgaaggcaccttGTTTGGTAAAGCTGCCAAATAATTTTCTGATGGTTTCTtattctgtatatatagtgtaaatGAGCCACGAGGAAACCAGCACAGataaacactattcctgcatttTCACCCTTTAAAAAATTGTTTGGTAAGGCTGCCAAAGGTCAATTGCTGATGGTTtcttatactgtatatatagtgcaTATGAGCCACTAGGAAACCAGCGCAGataaacactattcctgcatttCCACCCTTTAAAAAGGAACAACAGATCAGTCAATTTGTTTAAATGTTCTATTTAGGTGTTGCCCACTATAAAGTAAAAATACTTCATATGCTAACTGTAGATCAGTGTTCCTTTACAATGAAGGAAATGAAACCAAACCACAGGCTGGCAGTGCCGTGTGATCACTTCAGTGTGAGGTGTTGACTGTTTTGAGGTTCTGGATGTTTTCACACCTTCTGCACACTCCTTTAGAGCGTAAGCTCATGTCTTATCTAGGTTAAATCTATTCTCTTCTTTTCATTTGCTCTGCCCACAGAATTGAAGTAAACACATCGTCAGCTCTACTGTCATTGAGTATAGGCTACACATCTATCTCTCAAAAATATATAATCTATCAATCATCCGATGTTCAATTTGTGATGGTTTTGTTGAAGGGCTTCACCTAGGCCTAATGATTACACATCAATCTCCAGTAAGGTTGACTCAAACGGGTTTCACAACCATTCTCAAATTGAGCAACTGAGTGTACACTGTGTGCCAGCGGGTCACAGATAATGCCATGAGAAAATGACAGGATGTTTGTTCTCATCACTGCGAGCACAGAGAGCACCAATGGAAACTGACAGATGCCTCGCACCCTGTCACCTAAAGCAGTGCCTGGTAGTGAGATTAAAGGGTAATGGGCCATGCTTCTCATTTCATGTGGTGTGATTGATAGAGAAGGAAAGTCCCAACAGTGAGGCCCTCAACTTGTCCACAGTAAGGCCCTCAGCCTGACCCCCTGCAGAAAAAATAACAACTACTATAAAGTGATATGGGTTTACAAAAGGAAACAATTGAGAAGGAAACCATATCCTTGCCAGATTGACCTCTTGGTCAAAAGATAAGGATTCTGCTAGGCAAAATCATCTCATCTTCATTagtgatcaaatcaaattatatttgtctaaaagtgaaatgcttacgggtCCTTCCCAATGACGCATGCATTTTGTATGTGCTAATTTGAAATAACTTGCAATaacttacactgaacaaaaatataaacgcaacatgtaaagtgtttgtccaatgattcatgagctgaaataaaaaaaatcttatttctctcattctgggcacaaatttgtttatatccctgtttctttgccaagataatccatccacctgacaggtgtggcatgtcaagaggctgattaaacagcatcatcattacacattacacacattcTAAAATGTGACATTTTGTCACACAAACactatgccacagatgtctcaagttttgagggagcacgcaattgtcatgctgactgaaGCAATGTtcactagagctgttgccagagaatttaatgttagtTTTTCTACCATAatccgcctccaacgtcattttagagaatttggcagtacgtccaaccggcctcctAACCagagaccacgtgtatggcgttgtgtgggtcggcagtttgctgatgtcaacgttgtgaacagagtgccccatggtggcggtggggttatggcatgggcaagcataagctacggacaacaaacacaactgCATTATAtcgatgacaatttgaatgcacagagacaccGCAACGAGATCCTGCGGCACATTGTCGTGCCGTTCATCCGCtgcatcacttcatgtttcagcacgataatgcactgccccatgtctcaaggatctgtacacaattcctggaagatgaaaatgtcccagttcttccatggcctgcatactcaccagacatgtcacccattgagtatGTTTGGGATGCTTTGGATCGACGtttacgacagcgtgttccagttcccaccaatatagagaaacttcacacagccattgaagagtggggCAACAatcaggccacaatcaacaacctaatcaactctatgcgaaggagatgtgtatGTACGCTGCATGAtgtaaatggtggtcacaccagctactgactggttttctgatccacggcccTACTTTTTTTTGaaggtatttgtgaccaacagaggcgtatctgtattcccagtcatgtgaactccatagattagggtctaatgaatttatttcaattgactgatttccttatttgaactgtgactcagtaaaattgtttaaattgttccatgttgcatatatatttttattcagtatagtTTTCAGTGACTTGACTAGCAAGCATGACTAGCAAGCAGGTTTAACAACCTGCCATCATTCTTAATCATTCTGATTAAGTGGAACAGAAGGTCAGGTCTGGGCTCCAATGCAGTTTTTTCACACGTCTGAAGGGAACTTCGGCTGAAGTACAGTTATGCTTTAGGTTCCCACAGACTGGCATCTAACCCAAGTTTCTCAAAACCATTTGAAACTGGATGATTCATAGTGTAAATGCAActgaaaaaacatgtgggcaTGAATGAACATTTGAACTTTCAAGTCATATAACCAGCCAACAAATTCCCATGCGAAGAACTCTTCTTATCTCATTGAAGTTTAATTTTGTGTCATTTATAAGAGAATCTGTTTTATCAATCAAAGTGGATGTTATTTTGTTGTCACTGGTCAGCAACCAGCACTCTAACTTGCAAATACAGCAGTTTGCCACTGATTGGATCTATTACGGATCTATTTTGATTGGTAAGTTTGTTTTGATGAGTTACCTAGTCACTGAAAAAATAAACTGAGAAGTGTTTTGACTTCATAATATGTTACTATGTAGCGTGAACATGTAATGCCAATAAAAGCTATGAATAGTAAAGTTATGTTATGAAAATAAGCATTTCGATACAATAAAGTTATAGGAACTACTTATGAGGAATTTTTATATATTAATTTTGTTATTATGCTTTCTTTCAATATGCCTAAAATACAGCTTTGTTTTAATTCTTCTGTGTTGCTTTATTGTAAAAAGTACACACAAATCTAATCAAAGCATTACAGTTGATATTAACCTCATTTAGAATGTTTTCAGCTGAATGCCCATTGTTAAACTGCAAAAAGACTTAGTAAACTATGACATAGTTTGGGAAAAAGTAGTTATTAGAGCAATCATATAAACACCCAATTTATTcaaaaagtgcattttttaaaatttataaTGCTTAATATGTCATCTTACTAATGATATGAACATGGAAAACCATTTAGAATATTATTGTAATAGTTTTCATACAGCAGAAAGGAACCACTAACAAATTAATGTTACTGTTAACAAATTGCTATTTAATATTAATATGAATTTACAAATGTTAACAATCATAATAAACAGTCTAATGGTGAATTAATCATATTCAAAATATGGTTGTTCGGTTAAAAAAAGAAAGCACAAATAAATAAGTAATATAAATGCAAACATCAATTCAAACTATTAATGATAATGAAATAACTTTTATACATAAAATATATTATAGTGTATGCTTTCACTGAGCTTTTGCATTACATACAGTAACACCTAATATCATAATACAAAATTATTCACCTAAACGTTTAGGGCTTTGGACTACAAAAATGCTATAAAATGTGCAGAACCCTGCTATCAGACTTTCTGGTCGAACGACTGTAAACGAGTTCTGGAGGCTGTTGTGCCACAGCTCTCTGAGGTGCCGTTGTAGGAGAAGTCTGTGGACGAGGCATAGCCCTGGTGCAGCCCACGCTTCCGCACGCAGCTCAGGAACAGTCTTTCCGCCTGCCGTCTGAAGTGGTGGTCCAGGAGCAGGTAGATGGCCGGGTTCACGCAGCTGTTGAGGAAGGCCAAGCAGCAGGAGAGAGTGAGGCCCTGACTCAGGACAGACTGGGTCTCATTGCTCAGATCGGCCCCAGACAGCCTGAAACCAATTAGGAGGGTCTTGAAGATGTTGAAGGGAAGCCAAGACACCATGAAGGCCACAATGATGGTGATGACCATTTTGAGAGAGTGGCGGCGGCGGGCTTCCGCACGGGGGTTGCCGGCGGCAACACAGTGTCGGCGCAGGCGGGCCAGGAGGAAGCTGTAGCACAGGAGGATGATGAACACTGGCAGGGCGAAGGTCAGGAAAACCGTGGTCAGGCTCAGACCCAGGAAGAAGGACGACTCTTTGTCCTCCAGGCAGAAGGGCTCACCGTTGGGGGTACGTACGCTACGGTACACCAGGGAGGGGGTACCCAGAGCCAGGGATAGCAGCCAGACCATGATGCAGGTGAAACGCACACACTGGCTGCTGCGGAGGAAGCGGGAGTCCATGAGGCGCACCACGGCCAGGTAACGGTCCACGCTCATACAGGTCAGGAAGAAGATGTTGGAGAAGCGGTTGACGGAGATGATGTAGCTGCTGAGTTTGCAGAGGAGGTTCCCAAAAGGCCATTGTCCCTCCTGTCTGGAGGAGACGGCCCACAGTGGGAGGGTGAGGACAAACACCAAGTCCGCCAGCGCCAGGTTAACCACAAATGTATCCACCAGACGCCCACCCCTCTTCCCCCTACTGCCCATGACCATGATCACAAAGAGGTTTCCCAGGAAGCCTGTGAAAAACATGAAGAAATAAAGTAGTGGCAGGTAGATGTGAGAATGGGGAAGACTGGAGTTGGAGTGCTCCCCAGGGTTGGTTTGATTGTAGCTGTAATTGTACAGCATGTCAGTGTCATTGTCATCGCTGTAGAAGTACTTGTCGTTATCATACATTTCCATTCTGTGGTCAAAGAGAAGTGTCTCAGCTGCTTGCGCTCTGTGTGTCTGGCTGGCAAGCTCAATACTTCTAGACATACTATCCTGCGTCACATTCTTAAAAACCACAGACAAACTGTCAAGTTTTCTTCTGTGATCTCTAGCATGATCTCTGTATGTTTTCTTTCTGGCATATTCTTGCACAAAATTCTGACACAAATTACTACTATTTCTCATGATAATATTTTAGAATATACTCTATTTGCATATCAGTTTTCAAATAGAAACACTTAAGATACTTCCTTACATGCAGGCAAAACTTTAAGCAAGAAGAAACATAAAAACACATCAAGAGAAAAAAGTACATGTACAATCTAGGCAATGGCATTGAAcgaaaataataaaaaacaacCAAGGACTGAATTATAGTTGCAGATCAAACAATAAAAGCTAAAAACATTTGGCAGGGATAGGATGTTTATGGTATTCAAGGGATTGATGTAGGCATACTTTAATTATGATTTTTACATATTAAAAAACCTACATTCACAGTGGATTTGTAATTTCAATCATTAAATTGAACTGAGACAAGACATTGAAAAtcaactttatatatatatatatatttatttaaaatgaacctttatttaactagtcaagtcaattaagaacaaattcttatttacaatgacagcctaccccggtcaaacccggacgacgctgggccaattatgccctatgggactcccaatcattgccagttgtgatacagcctggaattaaaccaggatctgtagtgacgcatctagcactgagatgcagtgccttagactgctgcgccactcgtaTTACTCATAGTCTCTTGTGTGAAAGGTGTGAAAACAGCAAACACTGTTATCAAATTGcatttgtcacgtgccgaatacaaccggtgtggACTTTACTGGGAAATGCTTtcttacgagcccttcccaacgatgcagagttaaaaataataattcaaaTAAAAATAGTAACAAGAGGAATAACATTCACAAgaatgaagctatatacaggaagtaccagtaccagatcaatgtgcaggagtacgaggtatttgaggtagatatgtacaaaAAGGCAGGGTCAAAGGACCTGGCATCAGAATAGATGATAATAATacgagtaaaataaagaacagagtagcagcagcaaataATGAGTGTGAAagtgagaaagtgtgtgtgtgtgaatgtgtgcgggttgtgtgtgagagtgtcagtgtagtttagtgtagtgtgtatatagtcttgtgagtgtgcatagTCAGTGCAAtatagggtcaatgcagatagtttgTGTAACCTTCAatgaactatttagcagtcttatggctatttagcagtcttatggctatttagcagtcttgggggtagaagctgtctcggagcctgttggtccgagaGCCGATACCCCGGTACCGTTTGCCAgacggtagcagagtgaacaggcCTTCAACTGACATCACCTGATATAGAGGTATATTGGGCCGCCCGTACCACCCTCTGATGAACATTATGCGAAAATGCTTGCATGTGGAAATCAAAATGGGACTTGCCAGACCCGATATGATCGTGCACATGAATAAATCAGACATCTCATCAGATGAGTCATATTATAGATAAAACTTACTATAATGTGAACTTGATGAGAACTTGATGTGAAAGGCTATGAAAACCATACATGGAATGACAGCTTCATTTAACCAACCACTTCTCCTTTTGACTGATAGTGGTGTGTGAACATGAACAATGGACAATGATCTCTGTCAGAAATGTAAATCATCATATGAACAGTTATAGAACAAAGTGAAACGAATAATATAATACTATAGTTATATAATACTATAGGTATATAATACTATAGGTATATAATATTATAGGTATATAATACTAAAGGTATATAATACTAAGGGTATATAATACTATAGGTATATAATACTATAGGTATATAATACTATAGGTATGTAATACTATAGTTATGTAATACTATAGGTATATAATACTATAGGTATATAATACTATAGGTATATAATACTATAGGTATGTAATACTATAGTTATGTAATACTATAGGTATATAATACTATAGGTATGTAATACTATAGTTATGTAATACTATAGTTATATAATACTATAGGTATATAATACTATATTTATATAATACTATAGGTATATAATACTATAGTTATATAATACTATAGGTATATAATACTATAGGTATATAATACTATAGTTATGTAATACTATAGGTATATAATAATATAGGTATATAATACTATAGGTATATAATACTATAGGTATATAATACTATAGTTATATAATACTATAGGTATATAATACTATAGGTATATAATACTATAGGTATATAATACTATAGTTATGTAATACTATAGTTATATAATACTATAGGTATATAATACGATAGTTATATAATACTATAGGTATATAATACTATAGTTATATAATACTATAGGTATATAATACTATAGGTATGTAATACTATAGTTATGTAATACTATAGGTATATAATAATATAGGTATATAATACTATAGGTATATAATACTATAGGTATATAAACTATAGTTATATAATACTATAGGTATATAATACTATAGGTATATAATACTATAGTTATATAATACTATAGGTATATAATACTATAGTTATATAATACTATAGGTATATCATACTATAGGTATTTAATACTATAGGTATATAATACTATAGGTATATAATACTATAGTTATGTAATACTATAGGTATATAATACTATAGGTATGTAATACTATAGTTATGTAATACTATAGTTATATAATACTATAGGTATATAATACTATAGTTATATAATACTATAGGTATATAATACTATAGGTATATAATACTATAGTTATGTAATACTATAGGTATATAATAATATAGGTATATAATACTATAGGTATATAATACTATAGGTATATAATACTATAGTTATATAATACTATAGGTATATAAACTATAGTTATATAATACTATAGGTATATAATACTATAGTTATATAATACTATAGGTATATAATACTATAGGTATATAATACTATAGGTATATAATACTATAGTTATGTAATACTATAGTTATATAATACTATAGGTATATAATACGATAGTTATATAATACTATAAGTATATAATACTATAGTTATATAATACTATAGGTATATAATACTATAGGTATGTAATACTATAGTTATGTAATACTATAGGTATATAATAATATAGGTATATAATACTATAGGTATATAATACTATAGGTATATAAACTATAGTTATATAATACTATAGGTATATAATACTATAGGTATATAATACTATAGTTATATAATACTATAGGTATATAATACTATAGTTATATAATACTATAGGTATATAATACTATAGGTATTTAATACTATAGGTATATAATACTATAGGTATATAATACTATAGGTATTTAATACTATAGGTATATAATACTATAGGTATATAATACTATAGTTCTGTAATATTATGTTAGAGGAAAAGGAAAGGGAACCAGTTTCAGCCTGAGCTAGTTGAATGTTGGTTATGTAGAAGGTTACTGTTCCAATAAAAACATGAGGGGAGAAAGGATCTTCTATTTGGCAAAAAGG from Oncorhynchus keta strain PuntledgeMale-10-30-2019 chromosome 21, Oket_V2, whole genome shotgun sequence encodes:
- the LOC118399788 gene encoding probable G-protein coupled receptor 25, translating into MEMYDNDKYFYSDDNDTDMLYNYSYNQTNPGEHSNSSLPHSHIYLPLLYFFMFFTGFLGNLFVIMVMGSRGKRGGRLVDTFVVNLALADLVFVLTLPLWAVSSRQEGQWPFGNLLCKLSSYIISVNRFSNIFFLTCMSVDRYLAVVRLMDSRFLRSSQCVRFTCIMVWLLSLALGTPSLVYRSVRTPNGEPFCLEDKESSFFLGLSLTTVFLTFALPVFIILLCYSFLLARLRRHCVAAGNPRAEARRRHSLKMVITIIVAFMVSWLPFNIFKTLLIGFRLSGADLSNETQSVLSQGLTLSCCLAFLNSCVNPAIYLLLDHHFRRQAERLFLSCVRKRGLHQGYASSTDFSYNGTSESCGTTASRTRLQSFDQKV